The DNA sequence CCGGTAAAATATTTGCGTATGATAGCGATGCATAAATCATTGCCAGCAAAAAcaacagaaaaataataaaaaaaagaaagtaacgCATACTGATTGACGGTTGGGATTGGTTTTGGTTGGTTTCGCGTGACGTTAGATCGTACTGGTTTGTTTCCTCTTTTTCGCTTTTTGATTTTctgttgtttttctttttcaacgCACGAAACACCTCTGAAGATTCGGTCTGGTTTCGATCCTTATATGCAAACACGGTAAACAGTAACGCTGATATGGCGCAGACACTTTTTTCAGACGAACAAATCCGTTTCTCTGTCATCGGGAGACACTAAAGTTCGGTATATTCAAAGGGTGGTTTCGTCATTGCTGAGCACAATCCGTCTTCTAGATTGAATTTTCGCTTTGCATGCTTTAACGCAAGTCTGATGTTTTTTTTTCACTCCCtgcttcaattttcttttttacttccTTTTATTATTTCTGAGCTTCGGACATTGTTGCAATTTTCTGTGACCAATCTCTTTCTAGTTTTCTTTCGTTGAGTCATGAAATGCAGTAGTCATTTTTGTCATTCTCATTCCGTGAAAAAAAATTGGGTGTAAATGTGATTTACCCCAATATTCACGGataatattaaaagtttattattatttttttaaaaaaattttactgtTAGTGCAGGCATATAGCGTTTCGGAGGTGATAAAGTTGGAAAATTGtggtttaaattgaattaattatggAGAAAGGAGGGTAGAGATTGAATCCTTGGATTCCCTTTTATGAAATACTCTAATTTGAGGAATATTTTAAAAGGAGTAAAGCGTGTGGGGAGAGTGTTTGATTAGTGTAGGAACATGTTGGAGGGGCGATGGCGTGTCGTGAAGTGCAATATTTTGATAACGCTATTGTTTGACATTAATTCCTGCTTTAACAAAGTTTTTGTCGGGTTTCAATTACCATGTTGCCCTCCTGTCTTTTTGTCCATTGCTTTGATTGAAGGGTACTTTGGATGAAGCGTGTGGAAGTGGTGGCTCAATGGGTCACGCAGTAGCACATGGTATGCTGTGTAATCAGTTCATATGGTTCCGCGTAATTTGCTTGGCCGAAAGGAAGGGAAAAAGATAATAGGTTCACAGTCACACTGGTGTCCAATCGAATGAAAGTCTATACCCACTGTAGAGATTGATATAACTATATCTTTTTCTATAATTGGTTCAAAACTTTTAAGAGATTTAACATTTTAACTGCGAGGTAAAATGGAGTTTGAAGTAGGTCTTACGTTAATTCTTAATGGTGGTGATGGGATGTACCATGTGAAATTGAGAGGGCATtatcaagtttttttttttttttttttttttaaaggaagGGCATTATCAAGTTAAGCAACGACTGTTTCAATAGTTATGTCCAGTGGGCCCGTTATAGCAGGGTCATGACAAGTGTGAGTATACGAGATAATTTCGGAGACTTGTTGGCGATACGATGTCATTTAAGAAGTTGAATTATGACAGTGCCTGTCATTTGTCCTATCTGGAGAAATTCTTATGTGACATGATCCACCCTGAACTGAGCTTACCAATGAGGTGGGGCTCTCTTATGGGACTCTCAATAATTTGATAATGCTCGAGTCCTACCATTGTGGACAAGATAcacttaaaaaaatttcagcttAGGAGGTGACATCTAAACGCTAAATCGGTCCCGTGGTTGATCCATTTTCAAATCAAATGTATCCCTTATAGAACATGTTTGTGGGATTGTATTTGAAGCGCTTTCATGCACTTCAAAGCGCAAACAATGCATTTTGAGGCATTATCTTTTGGGTGTTGTAAATGGAGTGCGTGAAAACTCAAACGCGTATAATGGATAATGTTAGAGTTCTGATTACATTTTAATCAAATTCACTTGACAAGAATGGTGACCTTTGGAGAGTTAGGATTTCATCATGGATCATATTTAGGCGAGGTAAGCTGAGCTCATTGTATAAGCCTAGCTAGAATCTGAAGTTGATACTAAAACCTCCGAGGTGTAAGTTGAATGAGTAACATTCTTAGTTAGGAAAAGCTAAAAAATTAGCTGAATCTATGGGGGGGTATAGCATGAAAATGGCTAgtgcctatatatatatatactagttCTTGTTTTGCATACGTGGGATATCTCCCTGTATTTGTTCTCATGAGAAGTATGAATAATGTCTTGCTCACTATATTCATTTGTACAGGGCTGCAAACCTGTCGAACGCATGGACATTATCGGAGGGTCTGCATCAGCAAGTCCGTGCTCATCCTACCACCCAAGTCCATGTGCATCTTACAATCCAAGTCCGGGATCATCTTCTTTCCCTAGTCCTGTTTCATCTCGGTACACTGCGAATACTAATGGTAATGCTGATGCAAATTCCCTCATTCCATGGCTTAAAAACCTCTCGTCTGTCTCAGTGTCATCCAAGCATCCTCACCATCTCTTCATTCACAGTGGCTCCATAAGTGCTCCAGTCACCCCTCCATTGAGCTCCCCAACTGCCCGAACTCCCCGCACCAAAAATGACTGGGATGACCCGGCTGGTGGTCCATCCTGGGCAGGTCAGAATTATCCGTTCCCCTCATCTATGCCCTCATCTACCCCACCAAGTCCTGGCCGTCAGGTCATTCCTGATTCAGGATGGCTAGCTGGTATTGAAATTCCCCAAAGTGGACCGTCATCACCCACATTTAGCCTCGTGTCACGGAACCCATTTGGCTTTAGGGATGAGCCTTTATCAGGTACCGGATCACGAATGTGGACGCCTGGGCAAAGTGGGACATGCTCTCCTGCTGTTCCTGCAGGTGCTGACCAGACAGCAGATGTTCCA is a window from the Manihot esculenta cultivar AM560-2 chromosome 16, M.esculenta_v8, whole genome shotgun sequence genome containing:
- the LOC110602867 gene encoding BES1/BZR1 homolog protein 4 isoform X1; this translates as MTSGTRTPTWKERENNKRRERRRRAIAAKIYAGLRMYGNYKLPKHCDNNEVLKALCSEAGWTVEEDGTTYRKGCKPVERMDIIGGSASASPCSSYHPSPCASYNPSPGSSSFPSPVSSRYTANTNGNADANSLIPWLKNLSSVSVSSKHPHHLFIHSGSISAPVTPPLSSPTARTPRTKNDWDDPAGGPSWAGQNYPFPSSMPSSTPPSPGRQVIPDSGWLAGIEIPQSGPSSPTFSLVSRNPFGFRDEPLSGTGSRMWTPGQSGTCSPAVPAGADQTADVPMPDSMAAEFAFGNHTTWLVKAWEGERIHEECVPDDLELTLGNSKTR